A section of the Centropristis striata isolate RG_2023a ecotype Rhode Island chromosome 7, C.striata_1.0, whole genome shotgun sequence genome encodes:
- the spring1 gene encoding SREBP regulating gene protein, which translates to MMVLRRLLRKRWVLGVVFGLSLIYFLTSTLKQEERTIRDRTLLEVRDSDHRIPWKVRFNLGNSSRQITQCRNSIQGKTLLTDELGYVCERKDLLVNGCCNVNAPSSRQYICKSCLANGCCSIYEYCVSCCLQPDKQALLERFLNRAAEGFQNLFTAVEDHFELCLAKCRTSSQSVQHENTYRNPQAKYCYGESPPELLPV; encoded by the exons ATGATGGTGCTACGGCGGCTACTGAGGAAGCGCTGGGTGCTGGGAGTAGTCTTCGGACTGTCTCTCATCTACTTTCTCACCAGCACTCTCAAACAg GAGGAGCGGACCATACGGGACCGCACGCTCCTGGAGGTTAGAGACTCGGACCATCGCATCCCCTGGAAAGTCCGTTTCAACCTGGGGAACAGCAGCCGGCAGATCACTCAGTGCAGAAACTCCATCCAGGGCAAGACGCTGCTCACAGACGAACTTG GTTACGTGTGTGAGAGGAAAGACTTGCTGGTTAACGGCTGCTGTAACGTCAACGCTCCCAGCTCCAGACAGTACATCTGTAAAAGCTGCCTTGCCAACGGCTGCTGCAGCATCTATGAGTACTGCGTGTCTTGCTGCCTCCAGCCTGATAAG CAAGCTCTCCTCGAGCGTTTCCTGAATCGTGCAGCTGAAGGTTTCCAGAATCTCTTCACTGCAGTGGAGGATCACTTTGAGCTCTGCCTGGCCAAGTGCAGGACCTCCTCACAA AGTGTTCAACATGAGAACACCTACAGAAATCCTCAAGCAAAGTACTGCTACGGAGAGAGTCCTCCAGAGCTCCTTCCTGTCTGA